AGGAATTATCTGAATTAGAAATAATAAGTAAAAAGAGTTGGTTTAAGAGACAAATGTATATTTTAGCAGAAAAAATAAGAAAATTTTCAATGAATTGAGAGGGATAAAATGAGAAACATTATAGCAATATTATTTGTACTATTTGCTATGTCATTTTTTAGAAAGAATAATAATACAACTTTAGCTGGAGTATTATTAAGAGTTGTTTTTGTAATACTAGGAATAATATTTTTTATTCCAATAATAACTTTTTTAATAGTAGCTATTTTTATAGGATATATAATTATTAAATTTTCAGGTATAAAATTTAGTACAAAAACATATACAGAAGAGGATTTCTATAATTTTTATGGTAATAGAAATACTGGGAATTCTTATCAGTATAATAAGTCAAATTATGAATATGAAAAAGCTTGTGAATACTTAGGAGTTAGTACATCTGACTCTTTTGATGTTAAGAAAAGAGCTAGAAATACTATGCTTAAAAAATATCATCCAGATTTTTTTAAAGATGAAAATGAAAAAGAAAAGGCAACTGAAATTACAAATAAGATAAATAGTGCATGGCAAATAATAGAAAAATATGAGAATATAAAATAGATACAATAAAAAATCCTACTTGAAAATGTAGGATTTTTTAATTATGTTTATAAATCTCTATCTATAACTCTATAAAGCTTATTTTATGTCCAGTGTATTCAAAGAATTTTTCAAAATCTTTAAATTGAATATTTAGTGTTTTAGTATTAA
The Streptobacillus ratti genome window above contains:
- a CDS encoding J domain-containing protein; the encoded protein is MRNIIAILFVLFAMSFFRKNNNTTLAGVLLRVVFVILGIIFFIPIITFLIVAIFIGYIIIKFSGIKFSTKTYTEEDFYNFYGNRNTGNSYQYNKSNYEYEKACEYLGVSTSDSFDVKKRARNTMLKKYHPDFFKDENEKEKATEITNKINSAWQIIEKYENIK